The Bombus fervidus isolate BK054 chromosome 1, iyBomFerv1, whole genome shotgun sequence genome includes a window with the following:
- the Cct3 gene encoding chaperonin containing TCP1 subunit 3 — MFGSGAAPIVVLSQNTKRDTGRKVQRENIQAGKAIADVIRTCLGPQAMLKMLMDPMGGIVMTNDGNAILREITVQHPAGKSMIEIARTQDEEVGDGTTSVIVLAGEILATAEPFLEQNMHPTIIIRAFRQALEDMVAILNEQVSIDLDCNNRSKLIQVINSCVGTKFIGRWCELACQIALDAVYTVMLEENGRKEIDIKRYAKVEKIPGGTIEDSTVLKGVMFNKDVTHPKMKRYIKNPRIVLLDCSLEYKKGESQTNIEIMKDTDFTRILELEEEFVKKMCEDIISVKPDVIITEKGVSDLAQHYLVKAGISAIRRLRKSDINRIARACGATVVNRTEELREEDVGTRAGLFEIKKLGDEYFCFITECKDPKACTIILRGASKDVLNETERNLQDALHVARNLLIEPKLVPGGGAVEMAVSRLLTEKAARLAGVEQWPYKAVAQALEIIPRTLAQNCGANTIRTLTALRAKHATEGMTWGIDGETGQLVDMKERGIWEPLSVKLQTYKTAIETAILLLRIDDIVSGSKKKKSDNEPGQPAQVSEESMKD; from the exons atgtttggATCAGGGGCTGCTCCGATCGTAGTATTGA GTCAAAATACGAAAAGGGATACCGGTCGAAAAGTTCAGAGAGAAAATATACAAGCTGGAAAG GCCATTGCAGATGTTATTCGAACATGTTTGGGACCACAAGCAATGTTAAAAATGTTGATGGATCCAATGGGAGGTATAGTTATGACCAATGATGGAAATGCTATATTACGAGAAATAACGGTACAACATCCAGCTGGAAAATCTATGATAGAAATAGCTAGAACTCAAGATGAAGAAGTTGGTGATGGTACTACATCGGTTATTGTATTGGCAGGGGAAATTTTAGCTACTGCTGAACCTTTTCTTGAGCAAAATATGCATCCTACAATTATAATAAGAGCATTTCGCCAGGCTTTGGAAGATATGGTGGCCATTCTCAATGAACAAGTCAGCATAGATCTGGATTGCAACAATAGAAGCAAATTGATTCAGGTCATTAATTCCTGTGTGGGTACTAAATTTATTGGACGTTGGTGTGAATTAGCATGTCAAATTGCTTTAGATGCAGTTTATACTGTAATGCTTGAAGAGAATggtagaaaagaaatagataTAAAGCGTTATGCAAAGGTGGAAAAAATTCCTGGTGGCACTATTGAGGATAGCACTGTTCTTAAGGGAGTAATGTTCAATAAGGATGTTACTCATccaaaaatgaaaagatatattaaGAATCCAAGAATAGTTCTATTGGATTGTTCCTTAGAATACAAAAAAGGAGAATCTCAAactaatatagaaataatgaaAGATACAGATTTTACCAGGATTTTAGAATTGGAAGAGGAGTTTGTTAAGAAAATGTGTGAAGATATTATATCTGTAAAACCAGATGTAATAATCACTGAAAAAGGAGTGTCAGATTTAGCACAACATTATCTTGTCAAAGCTGGAATTTCTGCTATCCGTAGATTGAGGAAAAGTGATATTAACAGAATTGCAAGAGCTTGTGGTGCAACTGTTGTTAATCGTACAGAAGAATTACGAGAGGAAGATGTTGGCACTAGAGCTGGtctttttgaaattaaaaaacttGGGGATGAATACTTTTGCTTTATTACAGAATGTAAAGATCCTAAAGCATGCACTATAATTTTGAGAGGTGCCAGTAAAGATGTGTTAAATGAAACTGAAAGAAACTTACAAGATGCTCTTCATGTTGCAAGAAATCTTCTTATTGAACCTAAATTAGTACCag GTGGAGGAGCTGTGGAAATGGCGGTATCAAGGCTTCTAACAGAAAAAGCAGCAAGACTTGCAGGTGTAGAGCAATGGCCTTATAAAGCAGTGGCACAAGCattagaaataattccaagAACGCTTGCACAAAATTGTGGAGCAAATACTATCAGAACCTTGACTGCATTACGGGCAAAACATGCCACTGAAGGAATGACATGGGGTATTGATGGAGAAACTGGTCAATTGGTAGATATGAAAGAACGTGGAATTTGGGAGCCTCTATCTGTGAAACTGCAAACATATAAAACAGCTATTGAAACTGCTATTTTGCTGTTAAGAATTGATGATATTGTATCAGGaagcaagaagaagaaatcaGACAACGAGCCTGGTCAACCTGCACAAGTTTCAGAAGAATCTATGAAAGATTAA